One Agrococcus jenensis genomic region harbors:
- a CDS encoding LLM class F420-dependent oxidoreductase has translation MTADALRFGLFVPQGWRLDLVGIDPAEQWGRMLDVAQRADAGAWDSIWVYDHFHTTPQPTDEATHEAWTLMAALAASTSRVRLGQMCTCMGYRNPALLAKIAATVDLISGGRLEFGIGAGWYEHEWRAYGYGFPGVGDRISALRDGVQIIQRLWAEGEATIESQTFTVDGAICRPQPLQRGRDGRPRIPTWIAGGGEQRTLRYAAKWADATNFGGSPEQFARKRDVLLGHLDKEGRDPAEVRLTSNLNIVVRETEAEARRVVDEVNARADSAMPAEHAGTGFSTRGAVVGTPQQVVDHVGALREAGLGTLIAYMPEVAFEQDGIELFERDVMAALA, from the coding sequence ATGACCGCAGACGCACTCCGATTCGGCCTCTTCGTCCCGCAGGGCTGGCGCCTCGACCTCGTCGGCATCGACCCCGCAGAGCAGTGGGGGCGGATGCTCGACGTCGCCCAGCGCGCCGACGCCGGCGCATGGGACTCCATCTGGGTCTACGACCACTTCCACACGACGCCGCAGCCGACGGATGAGGCGACGCACGAGGCGTGGACGCTCATGGCCGCGCTCGCCGCGAGCACGTCGCGCGTGCGGCTCGGCCAGATGTGCACGTGCATGGGCTACCGCAACCCCGCGCTGCTCGCGAAGATCGCCGCGACCGTCGACCTCATCTCGGGCGGCCGGCTCGAGTTCGGCATCGGCGCCGGCTGGTACGAGCACGAGTGGCGCGCCTACGGCTACGGCTTCCCCGGCGTCGGCGACCGCATCTCGGCGCTCCGCGACGGCGTGCAGATCATCCAGCGGCTCTGGGCGGAGGGCGAGGCGACGATCGAGTCGCAGACGTTCACGGTCGACGGCGCGATCTGCCGGCCGCAGCCGCTGCAGCGCGGCCGCGACGGCCGCCCCCGCATCCCCACCTGGATCGCGGGCGGCGGCGAGCAGCGCACGCTGCGCTACGCGGCGAAGTGGGCGGACGCCACGAACTTCGGCGGCAGCCCGGAGCAGTTCGCGCGCAAGCGCGACGTGCTGCTCGGCCACCTCGACAAGGAGGGCCGCGACCCGGCGGAGGTGCGGCTGACCTCGAACCTCAACATCGTCGTGCGCGAGACGGAGGCGGAGGCCCGCCGCGTGGTCGACGAGGTGAACGCCCGGGCCGACTCGGCGATGCCGGCCGAGCACGCCGGCACCGGCTTCTCGACGCGCGGCGCCGTCGTCGGCACGCCGCAGCAGGTCGTCGACCACGTCGGCGCGCTGCGCGAGGCGGGGCTCGGCACGCTCATCGCCTACATGCCGGAGGTCGCGTTCGAGCAGGACGGCATCGAGCTGTTCGAGCGCGACGTGATGGCCGCGCTCGCGTAG
- a CDS encoding PaaI family thioesterase, translated as MGIEFVKLSAEHSIARMPVDGNRQPAGFVHGGAYCVIAESLGSISANIHAGEGGYAVGVDINATHTRSITSGWVNAECKAVHLGRSMTVHEIVCTDDDGNRASTLRITNFIKRHPSA; from the coding sequence ATGGGCATCGAGTTCGTGAAGCTCTCGGCCGAGCACTCGATCGCGCGGATGCCGGTCGACGGCAACCGGCAGCCGGCCGGCTTCGTGCACGGCGGCGCGTACTGCGTCATCGCCGAGAGCCTCGGCTCGATCAGCGCGAACATCCACGCCGGCGAGGGCGGCTACGCCGTGGGCGTCGACATCAACGCGACCCACACGCGCTCGATCACGAGCGGCTGGGTCAACGCGGAGTGCAAGGCGGTCCACCTCGGGCGCTCGATGACCGTGCACGAGATCGTCTGCACCGACGACGACGGCAACCGCGCGTCGACCCTCCGCATCACGAACTTCATCAAGCGCCACCCGAGCGCGTAG
- the pyk gene encoding pyruvate kinase — MRRAKIVATWGPALAGYEHTKAAIAAGVNVARMNLSHGDRSVHEEVYANIRRASDELHMPVGILVDLQGPKIRLGKIPGGPFELVEGERFTITTDEIEGDGQRAGTTFKGLPADVKPGDPLLIDDGRITLRALEVTETDVITEVVVGGPVSSNKGINLPGVAVNVPALSEKDESDLRWALDLGADIIALSFVRDASDIVRVHEIMAEEGRKLPVVAKIEKPQAVDNLADIIDAFDAIMVARGDLGVELPLEQVPLVQKRAVELARRWAKPVIVATQVLESMIENSRPTRAEASDCANAILDGADAVMLSGETSVGKHAITTIETMARIVSAAEEMGLGRIPPLGTKPRTQGGAVTLAAMEVASFVEAKAIVVFTESGDSARRMSRLRPAIPMFGFTPDPEIECRMQMIWGMNTRLVDRVTHTDEMIAQVDDVLIGEGLVAVGEKVVVISGMPPGTSGSTNDLRIHRVGDVHAEAVPAYHGLRRIQVPHPSAPHPAEG; from the coding sequence ATGAGACGAGCCAAGATCGTCGCGACGTGGGGGCCCGCCCTCGCCGGCTACGAGCACACGAAGGCCGCGATCGCGGCCGGCGTGAACGTCGCGCGCATGAACCTCAGCCATGGAGACCGCAGCGTGCACGAGGAGGTGTACGCGAACATCCGCCGCGCCTCTGACGAGCTGCACATGCCGGTCGGCATCCTGGTCGACCTGCAGGGCCCGAAGATCCGCCTCGGCAAGATCCCCGGAGGTCCGTTCGAGCTGGTCGAGGGCGAGCGCTTCACGATCACCACCGACGAGATCGAGGGCGACGGCCAGCGCGCCGGCACGACCTTCAAGGGCCTGCCCGCCGACGTGAAGCCGGGCGACCCGCTGCTGATCGACGACGGCCGCATCACGCTGCGCGCGCTCGAGGTCACCGAGACCGACGTGATCACCGAGGTGGTCGTCGGCGGCCCGGTGAGCTCGAACAAGGGCATCAACCTGCCCGGCGTCGCCGTCAACGTGCCGGCGCTCAGCGAGAAGGACGAGTCCGACCTGCGGTGGGCGCTCGACCTCGGCGCCGACATCATCGCGCTCTCGTTCGTGCGCGACGCCTCCGACATCGTGCGCGTGCACGAGATCATGGCGGAGGAGGGCAGGAAGCTGCCCGTCGTCGCGAAGATCGAGAAGCCGCAGGCGGTCGACAACCTCGCCGACATCATCGACGCGTTCGACGCGATCATGGTCGCCCGCGGCGACCTCGGCGTCGAGCTGCCGCTCGAGCAGGTGCCGCTCGTGCAGAAGCGCGCGGTCGAGCTCGCCCGCCGCTGGGCGAAGCCCGTCATCGTCGCCACGCAGGTGCTCGAGTCGATGATCGAGAACTCGCGCCCCACCCGCGCCGAGGCGAGCGACTGCGCCAACGCGATCCTCGACGGCGCGGACGCCGTGATGCTCTCGGGCGAGACGAGCGTCGGCAAGCACGCGATCACGACCATCGAGACGATGGCGCGCATCGTCTCCGCGGCGGAGGAGATGGGCCTCGGCCGCATCCCGCCGCTCGGCACGAAGCCGCGCACGCAGGGCGGCGCCGTGACGCTCGCCGCGATGGAGGTCGCGAGCTTCGTCGAGGCGAAGGCGATCGTCGTCTTCACCGAGTCCGGCGACTCCGCGCGCCGCATGTCGCGGCTTCGGCCCGCGATCCCGATGTTCGGCTTCACGCCCGACCCCGAGATCGAGTGCCGGATGCAGATGATCTGGGGCATGAACACCCGCCTGGTCGACCGCGTCACGCACACCGACGAGATGATCGCCCAGGTCGACGACGTGCTCATCGGCGAGGGCCTCGTGGCCGTCGGCGAGAAGGTCGTCGTCATCTCCGGCATGCCCCCCGGCACGTCCGGCTCGACGAACGACCTGCGCATCCACCGGGTCGGCGACGTGCACGCCGAGGCCGTGCCGGCCTACCACGGCCTGCGCCGCATCCAGGTGCCGCACCCGTCGGCGCCGCACCCCGCAGAGGGGTAG
- a CDS encoding DUF559 domain-containing protein, with product MRVVTVRERLAIARAVISGLRGHPLSTASLHSRDGSGPPGCSAAGIILRMESPHGFTIRQGLERGYTAAELRSMAFTRPARGARITAAVGDEARALLEAVRVLARQDSFFCHTTAARIHGMPLPSRFEREARVHLASPTGGSRMRRPGVVGHRLKSAVEEVDGLRVEARADTFVHLATMLSLEELVAVGDWLVSTKRRDPLTVQDLTDALRRYEGARGLHLARRALALVCVGAESPRESLLRLLIIGALPAPVLQHEVFDATGMFVARLDLSWPRLKLAVEYDGEHHTDPAQQERDRIRRQKLRALGWHIIVVTKDDLLDGGQQLLRGIVAAYERYSSWSAA from the coding sequence GTGAGGGTCGTCACCGTGCGCGAGCGGCTTGCGATCGCCCGAGCGGTCATCAGCGGGCTGCGTGGGCATCCGCTGAGCACCGCGTCTCTCCACAGCCGGGACGGCAGTGGCCCGCCGGGCTGCAGCGCTGCAGGCATCATCCTCCGCATGGAGAGTCCGCACGGCTTCACGATCCGGCAAGGCCTGGAGCGGGGATACACCGCAGCAGAGCTGCGCTCGATGGCGTTCACGAGACCGGCCCGCGGCGCCCGCATCACCGCGGCCGTCGGCGACGAGGCGCGAGCGCTGCTCGAGGCAGTTCGCGTGCTCGCGCGGCAGGACAGCTTCTTCTGCCACACGACCGCTGCACGCATCCATGGCATGCCGCTGCCGTCGCGGTTCGAGAGGGAGGCCAGAGTCCACCTCGCGTCTCCGACTGGCGGCTCCCGCATGCGACGGCCCGGCGTCGTCGGCCACCGCCTCAAGTCTGCGGTGGAGGAGGTCGACGGGCTGCGGGTGGAAGCGAGAGCCGACACGTTCGTGCACCTGGCCACCATGCTGAGCCTCGAGGAGCTGGTCGCGGTCGGGGACTGGCTGGTGTCGACGAAGCGGCGTGATCCGCTCACGGTCCAAGACTTGACGGATGCGCTGCGGCGCTACGAGGGAGCCCGTGGGCTCCACCTGGCTCGGCGAGCGCTGGCGCTCGTCTGCGTCGGGGCGGAATCGCCGCGGGAATCCCTGCTGCGCCTCCTGATCATCGGCGCGCTGCCCGCGCCGGTGCTCCAGCATGAGGTGTTCGACGCGACGGGCATGTTCGTCGCGCGACTCGACCTCAGCTGGCCCCGCCTGAAGCTGGCCGTGGAGTACGACGGCGAGCATCACACGGATCCTGCCCAGCAGGAGCGCGACCGCATCCGCCGTCAGAAGCTGCGGGCGTTGGGCTGGCACATCATCGTGGTCACGAAGGACGATCTGCTCGACGGCGGACAGCAGCTCCTGCGGGGGATCGTGGCCGCGTACGAGCGCTACTCCTCCTGGAGCGCTGCTTGA
- a CDS encoding ANTAR domain-containing response regulator — protein MTDDLFAEPELGSAPAETPSTSRTVLVAEDESLIRLDIVETLQAAGFDVIGEAGDGERAVELAKELKPDLIVMDVKMPKMDGITAAERISAEKIAPVVLLTAFSQKELVERAGEAGALAYVVKPFTQNDLLPAIEIALARWDQIRTLESEVADLADRFETRKLVDRAKGLLNQRMGLAEPEAFRWIQKASMDRRLTMAEVAQAVIEQLGAPKK, from the coding sequence ATGACCGACGACCTCTTCGCCGAGCCCGAGCTCGGGTCCGCACCTGCTGAGACGCCCTCCACCTCGCGCACCGTGCTCGTCGCCGAGGACGAGTCGCTCATCCGCCTCGACATCGTCGAGACGCTCCAGGCCGCAGGCTTCGACGTGATCGGCGAGGCGGGCGACGGCGAGCGCGCGGTCGAGCTCGCGAAGGAGCTGAAGCCCGACCTCATCGTCATGGACGTGAAGATGCCCAAGATGGACGGCATCACCGCGGCCGAGCGCATCAGCGCCGAGAAGATCGCGCCCGTCGTGCTGCTGACCGCCTTCAGCCAGAAGGAGCTCGTCGAGCGCGCCGGCGAGGCTGGGGCGCTCGCCTACGTCGTGAAGCCGTTCACGCAGAACGACCTGCTGCCGGCGATCGAGATCGCGCTGGCCCGCTGGGACCAGATCCGCACGCTCGAGAGCGAGGTCGCCGACCTCGCCGACCGCTTCGAGACGCGCAAGCTCGTCGACCGCGCGAAGGGCCTGCTGAACCAGCGCATGGGCCTCGCCGAGCCGGAGGCGTTCCGCTGGATCCAGAAGGCCTCGATGGACCGCCGCCTCACGATGGCCGAGGTCGCCCAGGCTGTCATCGAGCAGCTCGGCGCCCCCAAGAAGTAG
- the polA gene encoding DNA polymerase I: MVIDGHSLAFRAFFALPLENFVNSEGQHTNAIHGFLSMLLKLLQDHKPTHLAVAFDISRFSFRTREYAEYKGTRDETPKEFKGQVPLLEEALHAMGVRTISKEDYEADDILATLSVEGRKAGMDVFVVSGDRDTIQLVNDDVTLLYPSVRGVSELKHYTPETVRERYGIEPEQYPEIAALVGETSDNLTGIDKVGEKTAVKWITQYGTVENLLAHADEIKGVVGNNLREQRERAERNRRLNKLLTDVDLGVTPDELTRGQVDEAKLREVFQRLQFRTLLDRVLKQEGSGEAVAALEPEVQAPAVQKLVDEELDLWLSRAKGTVAVSIAHDGVGGIAGFGVATEGASAYVPYKAGTGDYDGFATWLASDAPKALHDVKASKKALERAGLALGGAAHDTRVAAWLQTPTAPPKTFELDWQTEALLGATLPAPDPNQLVPEIEPEELGTVAWLTGELARAQRPRLDPGTLGVLDDIELPLMPALIRMEQQGVHMDRDVLQRILDQMREQAARHAEAAYGVIGREVNLGSPKQLQSVLFEELDMPKTRATKTGYSTDAQSLADLQETNPHPFLGLLLQHRETTKLAQIIESLLKAIHDDGRIRTRYDQTGSASGRLSSNDPNLQNIPVRTEVSREIRSAFVHGPAFETMLTADYSQIEMRIMAHLSGDEGLIEAFLSGEDLHRFVGSRIFGVDPSEVTALQRVKVKAMSYGLAYGLSAFGLSKQLRITQAEAKQLMLDYFQRFGGIRDYLRGVVMQAKDDGYTTTIFGRRRPFPDLTSSNRVLRENAERQALNSPIQGSAADIIKRAMIAIDRRILDEGLGSRMLLQVHDELVFEVATGEREALEAIVRAEMGGAADLSVPLEVQVGVGPNWDAAAH, translated from the coding sequence ATGGTCATCGATGGCCATTCCCTCGCGTTCCGGGCGTTCTTCGCCCTGCCGCTCGAGAACTTCGTCAACTCGGAGGGGCAGCACACCAACGCCATCCACGGGTTCCTGTCGATGCTCCTCAAGCTGCTGCAGGACCACAAGCCGACGCACCTCGCGGTCGCGTTCGACATCTCGCGCTTCTCGTTCCGCACCCGCGAGTACGCGGAGTACAAGGGCACCCGCGACGAGACGCCGAAGGAGTTCAAGGGCCAGGTGCCGCTGCTCGAGGAGGCGCTGCACGCGATGGGCGTGCGCACCATCTCGAAGGAGGACTACGAGGCCGACGACATCCTCGCGACGCTCTCGGTCGAGGGACGCAAGGCGGGGATGGACGTCTTCGTCGTCTCCGGCGACCGCGACACCATCCAGCTCGTCAACGACGACGTCACGCTGCTCTACCCGTCGGTGCGCGGCGTCTCCGAGCTCAAGCACTACACGCCAGAGACGGTGCGCGAGCGCTATGGCATCGAGCCCGAGCAGTACCCCGAGATCGCCGCGCTCGTCGGCGAGACGAGCGACAACCTCACCGGCATCGACAAGGTCGGCGAGAAGACGGCCGTCAAGTGGATCACGCAGTACGGCACCGTCGAGAACCTGCTCGCCCATGCCGACGAGATCAAGGGCGTGGTTGGCAACAACCTGCGCGAGCAGCGCGAGCGCGCCGAGCGCAACCGCAGGCTCAACAAGCTGCTCACCGACGTCGACCTCGGCGTGACGCCCGACGAGCTCACGCGCGGGCAGGTCGACGAGGCGAAGCTGCGCGAGGTCTTCCAGCGCCTGCAGTTCCGCACGCTGCTCGACCGCGTGCTCAAGCAGGAGGGCAGCGGCGAGGCCGTCGCCGCCCTCGAGCCGGAGGTGCAGGCGCCCGCCGTGCAGAAGCTCGTCGACGAGGAGCTCGACCTGTGGCTCTCGCGCGCGAAGGGCACGGTCGCCGTCTCGATCGCCCACGACGGCGTCGGCGGCATCGCCGGCTTCGGCGTCGCGACCGAGGGCGCGAGCGCGTACGTGCCCTACAAGGCGGGCACCGGCGACTACGACGGATTCGCCACCTGGCTCGCGTCGGACGCACCGAAGGCGCTCCACGACGTCAAGGCGTCGAAGAAGGCGCTCGAGCGCGCCGGCCTCGCGCTCGGCGGCGCAGCCCACGACACGCGCGTCGCCGCGTGGCTGCAGACGCCGACCGCGCCCCCGAAGACCTTCGAGCTCGACTGGCAGACCGAGGCGCTGCTCGGCGCGACGCTGCCGGCGCCCGACCCGAACCAGCTCGTCCCCGAGATCGAGCCCGAGGAGCTCGGCACGGTCGCGTGGCTCACCGGTGAGCTCGCCCGCGCCCAGCGGCCGCGGCTCGACCCCGGCACGCTCGGCGTGCTCGACGACATCGAGCTGCCGCTCATGCCCGCGCTCATCCGCATGGAGCAGCAGGGCGTGCACATGGACCGCGACGTGCTGCAGCGCATCCTCGACCAGATGCGCGAGCAGGCGGCCCGCCACGCCGAGGCCGCGTACGGCGTGATCGGGCGCGAGGTGAACCTCGGCAGCCCCAAGCAGCTGCAGAGCGTGCTCTTCGAGGAGCTCGACATGCCGAAGACGCGCGCGACGAAGACGGGCTACTCGACCGACGCGCAGTCGCTCGCCGACCTGCAGGAGACGAACCCGCATCCGTTCCTCGGGCTGCTGCTGCAGCACCGCGAGACGACGAAGCTCGCGCAGATCATCGAGTCGCTGCTCAAGGCGATCCACGACGACGGGCGCATCCGCACCCGCTACGACCAGACCGGCTCCGCGTCGGGCCGTCTCTCGTCGAACGACCCGAACCTGCAGAACATCCCGGTGCGCACCGAGGTGAGCCGCGAGATCCGCTCCGCGTTCGTGCACGGGCCCGCGTTCGAGACGATGCTGACCGCCGACTACTCGCAGATCGAGATGCGCATCATGGCGCACCTCTCAGGCGACGAGGGCCTCATCGAGGCGTTCCTCTCGGGCGAGGACCTGCACCGCTTCGTCGGCTCGCGCATCTTCGGCGTCGACCCGAGCGAGGTCACGGCGCTCCAGCGCGTGAAGGTCAAGGCGATGAGCTACGGGCTCGCCTACGGGCTGAGCGCGTTCGGCCTCTCGAAGCAGCTGCGCATCACGCAGGCCGAGGCGAAGCAGCTCATGCTCGACTACTTCCAGCGCTTCGGCGGCATCCGTGACTACCTGCGTGGCGTCGTCATGCAGGCGAAGGACGACGGCTACACGACGACCATCTTCGGCCGCCGCCGGCCGTTCCCCGACCTCACGTCGTCGAACCGCGTGCTGCGCGAGAACGCCGAGCGGCAGGCACTCAACTCGCCGATCCAGGGCTCCGCGGCCGACATCATCAAGCGGGCGATGATCGCGATCGACCGCCGCATCCTCGACGAGGGCCTCGGCTCGCGCATGCTCCTGCAGGTGCACGACGAGCTCGTGTTCGAGGTGGCGACAGGGGAGCGCGAGGCCCTCGAGGCGATCGTGCGCGCCGAGATGGGCGGCGCCGCCGACCTGTCGGTGCCGCTCGAGGTGCAGGTCGGCGTCGGCCCGAACTGGGACGCCGCCGCGCACTGA
- the rpsA gene encoding 30S ribosomal protein S1, with protein sequence MTTATTTAPKQVAVNDIGSADDFMAAVEKTLKFFNDGDLIEGTVVKIDRDEVLLDVGYKTEGVIPSRELSIKHDVDPTEVVEVGDTVEALVLQKEDKEGRLILSKKRAQYERAWGDVERIKDEDGVVTGTVIEVVKGGLIVDIGLRGFLPASLIELRRVRDLTPYLGQEIEAKILELDKNRNNVVLSRRALLEETQSASRGQFLQSLQKGQVRKGVVSSIVNFGAFVDLGGVDGLVHVSELSWKHIEHASEVVEVGQEVTVEILTVELDRERVSLSLKATQEDPWQIFARTHAIGQVAPGKVTKLVTFGAFVRVADGIEGLVHISELSSKHVETADQVVAVNDEVFVKIIDIDLERRRISLSLKQANEGVDPDGTDFDPALYGMLAEYDEQGNYKFPEGFDPETNEWKEGFDEQREAWEAEYAAAQTRWEAHKAQVAAARDADVHSNDVPSGASSFGGSSEESGAGTLADDEALAALREKLTGSAE encoded by the coding sequence ATGACCACTGCAACGACCACGGCTCCCAAGCAGGTCGCTGTGAACGACATCGGCTCGGCCGATGACTTCATGGCCGCCGTTGAGAAGACCCTGAAGTTCTTCAACGACGGCGACCTCATCGAGGGCACCGTCGTCAAGATCGACCGCGATGAGGTCCTTCTCGACGTCGGCTACAAGACCGAGGGCGTCATCCCCTCGCGCGAGCTCTCCATCAAGCACGACGTCGACCCGACGGAGGTCGTCGAGGTCGGCGACACCGTCGAGGCGCTCGTCCTCCAGAAGGAGGACAAGGAGGGTCGTCTGATCCTCTCCAAGAAGCGCGCGCAGTACGAGCGCGCCTGGGGCGACGTCGAGCGCATCAAGGACGAGGACGGCGTCGTCACCGGCACGGTCATCGAGGTGGTCAAGGGCGGTCTCATCGTCGACATCGGCCTCCGCGGCTTCCTGCCGGCCTCGCTCATCGAGCTGCGCCGCGTCCGCGACCTCACGCCGTACCTCGGCCAGGAGATCGAGGCGAAGATCCTCGAGCTCGACAAGAACCGCAACAACGTCGTGCTCTCGCGCCGTGCGCTGCTCGAGGAGACCCAGTCGGCCTCGCGCGGCCAGTTCCTCCAGTCGCTCCAGAAGGGCCAGGTCCGCAAGGGCGTCGTCTCGTCGATCGTCAACTTCGGTGCGTTCGTCGACCTGGGCGGCGTGGACGGCCTCGTGCACGTCTCCGAGCTCTCGTGGAAGCACATCGAGCACGCGTCGGAGGTCGTCGAGGTCGGCCAGGAGGTCACCGTCGAGATCCTCACGGTCGAGCTCGACCGCGAGCGCGTCTCGCTGTCGCTCAAGGCGACGCAGGAGGACCCGTGGCAGATCTTCGCGCGCACCCACGCCATCGGCCAGGTCGCGCCGGGCAAGGTCACGAAGCTCGTCACGTTCGGTGCGTTCGTCCGCGTCGCGGACGGCATCGAGGGCCTCGTGCACATCTCGGAGCTGTCGTCGAAGCACGTCGAGACGGCTGACCAGGTCGTCGCGGTCAACGACGAGGTCTTCGTCAAGATCATCGACATCGACCTCGAGCGCCGCCGCATCTCGCTCTCGCTCAAGCAGGCGAACGAGGGCGTCGACCCCGACGGCACCGACTTCGACCCCGCGCTCTACGGCATGCTCGCCGAGTACGACGAGCAGGGCAACTACAAGTTCCCGGAGGGCTTCGACCCCGAGACGAACGAGTGGAAGGAAGGCTTCGACGAGCAGCGCGAGGCCTGGGAGGCCGAGTACGCCGCAGCGCAGACGCGCTGGGAGGCGCACAAGGCGCAGGTCGCCGCGGCCCGCGACGCCGACGTGCACTCGAACGACGTGCCCTCGGGCGCATCGTCGTTCGGCGGCTCCTCCGAGGAGTCCGGCGCCGGCACGCTCGCCGACGACGAGGCCCTCGCCGCCCTCCGCGAGAAGCTCACCGGCTCCGCCGAGTAA
- a CDS encoding DUF885 domain-containing protein, protein MTDANVGAPSRPQTDIDRIAEDYVHRAAALNPEINVYVGLEGDKAGFGDYSPEGRAAGAALASETLASLAAVEPADDIDWVTKTDLSRELQLDLDVEASGWGDRDLNNLASPATGIRDIFDLMPTGTEDDWATVAERMRNVPAAIDGYIASLRNGIATGSTPAGRQIENVLEQFADYQPGTGFFHELAQSAKAGDAELPESLRGDLADAAAVATEAHDRLATFLRGELAASANPVDAVGREFYSLMSRRFLGADVDLDETYAWGIEELERMRDEQEAIAREIKPGATVQEAIAHLDGDASRKLHGTDALKAWMQETSDRAIEELGRTHFDIAEPIRALECMIAPTQTGGIYYTGPADDFSRPGRMWWSVPEGVTEFDTWRELTTVYHEGVPGHHLQIAQATYNRGQLNLWRRAFAGTSGHAEGWALYAERLMQSLGYLDDPADRLGMLDGQRMRAARVVLDIGVHLGKPRLDGTGEWDFDYAFEFMKSNVNMNEPFVRFEVNRYFGWPGQAPSYKIGQRIFEQIRDAAKEAEGDAFDLKSFHSRVLNIGGVGLDTLRGAVLRGA, encoded by the coding sequence ATGACTGACGCGAACGTCGGCGCCCCCTCGCGCCCGCAGACCGACATCGACCGCATCGCCGAGGACTACGTCCACCGCGCGGCGGCCCTCAACCCCGAGATCAACGTCTACGTCGGCCTCGAGGGCGACAAGGCCGGCTTCGGCGACTACTCCCCGGAGGGGCGCGCCGCCGGCGCCGCCCTCGCGAGCGAGACGCTCGCGAGCCTCGCGGCGGTCGAGCCCGCCGACGACATCGACTGGGTCACGAAGACCGACCTGTCGCGCGAGCTGCAGCTCGACCTCGACGTCGAGGCCTCCGGCTGGGGCGACCGCGACCTCAACAACCTGGCCAGCCCCGCCACGGGCATCCGCGACATCTTCGACCTCATGCCGACCGGCACCGAGGACGACTGGGCGACGGTCGCCGAGCGCATGCGCAACGTGCCTGCCGCGATCGACGGCTACATCGCGTCGCTGCGCAACGGCATCGCGACCGGCAGCACGCCCGCCGGCCGCCAGATCGAGAACGTGCTCGAGCAGTTCGCCGACTACCAGCCGGGCACGGGCTTCTTCCACGAGCTCGCCCAGTCGGCCAAGGCGGGCGACGCCGAGCTGCCCGAGTCGCTGCGGGGCGACCTCGCCGACGCGGCCGCCGTCGCCACCGAGGCCCACGACCGGCTCGCCACCTTCCTGCGCGGCGAGCTCGCCGCCTCCGCGAACCCGGTCGACGCCGTCGGCCGCGAGTTCTACTCGCTCATGTCGCGCCGCTTCCTCGGCGCCGACGTCGACCTCGACGAGACCTACGCGTGGGGCATCGAGGAGCTCGAGCGGATGCGCGACGAGCAGGAGGCGATCGCCCGCGAGATCAAGCCCGGCGCCACGGTGCAGGAGGCCATCGCCCACCTCGACGGCGACGCGAGCCGCAAGCTGCACGGCACCGACGCCCTCAAGGCCTGGATGCAGGAGACGAGCGACCGCGCGATCGAGGAGCTCGGCCGCACGCACTTCGACATCGCCGAGCCGATCCGCGCCCTCGAGTGCATGATCGCGCCGACGCAGACCGGCGGCATCTACTACACCGGCCCGGCCGACGACTTCTCGCGTCCCGGCCGCATGTGGTGGTCGGTGCCCGAGGGCGTCACCGAGTTCGACACCTGGCGCGAGCTGACGACCGTCTACCACGAGGGCGTCCCGGGCCACCACCTGCAGATCGCGCAGGCGACCTACAACCGCGGGCAGCTCAACCTCTGGCGGCGCGCGTTCGCCGGCACGTCGGGGCACGCGGAGGGCTGGGCGCTGTACGCCGAGCGCCTCATGCAGTCGCTCGGCTACCTCGACGACCCGGCCGACCGACTCGGCATGCTCGACGGCCAGCGGATGCGCGCGGCACGCGTCGTGCTCGACATCGGCGTGCACCTCGGCAAGCCGCGCCTCGACGGCACGGGGGAGTGGGACTTCGACTACGCGTTCGAGTTCATGAAGTCGAACGTGAACATGAACGAGCCGTTCGTGCGCTTCGAGGTGAACCGCTACTTCGGCTGGCCGGGGCAGGCGCCGTCCTACAAGATCGGCCAGCGCATCTTCGAGCAGATCCGCGATGCGGCGAAGGAGGCGGAGGGCGACGCGTTCGACCTGAAGTCGTTCCACTCGCGCGTGCTGAACATCGGCGGTGTCGGCCTCGACACGCTGCGCGGTGCCGTGCTCCGCGGGGCGTGA